The DNA window GTGGTGAATTTAGGAGTTCTGACTGAGTGAGGGGGGTGGAAACACATGGCTCTTAACTGCCATGCTGAGGACAAGGACAGACAGTATGCAGTGGAAGTCGTTACAGTCTGACAGTATTGAGTATTAGAAGCCACCTGGTTTGTTTCAGGTGACACTTAAATCCCAGTGTCCATGTGGAGACgccagcctctctctcttctccttttgtTACAGAGAGACATTTAGGCAAATTATCTGTGAGCTGTGTTTATGTGAGGGATGTGTGTGTCCATGTTAGGGTTGTATAATGGCCCTTCTAGGGATGCCAAGGGAAGAGGGTATCCTAGATTTGTTTTCCCATATAATTTAGGCTACAGTAAGACCCTAAAATAAGTCATTTTGTCAGAACTGATCATGTAAATCTTTCATTTTAAAAAGGGATGTCATGAGTAAGTAATAATCAACCTTTCAAATAATGaggcatgtacagttgaagtcggaagtttacagacacctcagccaaatacatttaaactcagtttttttttacaattcctgacatttaatccttgtaaaaattccctgtcttaggtcagttaagatcatcactttattttaagaatgtgaaatgtcagaataatagtagagagaaggatttatttcagctttcatttctttcatcacattcccagtcggtcagaagtttacatacactcaattagtatttgttagcattgcctttaaattgtttaacttggatcaaacgtttcaggtagccttccacaagcttcccacaataagttgggtgaattttggcctattcctccagacagagctggcataactgactcaggtttgtaggcctccttgctcgcacacgccttttcagttctgcccacaaattttctataggattgaggtcaggactttgtgatggccactccaataccttgactttgttgtcctttagtcattttgccacaactttggaagtatgcttggggtcattgtccatttggtagacacatttgcgaccaagctttaacttcctgactgatgtcttgagatgttgcttcaatatatccacatatttttcctaactcatgatgccatctattttgtgaagtgcaccagtcccttctgcagcaaagcacccccacaacatgattctgccacccccgtgtttcaaggttgggatgatgttgacttgcaagcctcccccttttcctccaaaaataatgatggtcattatggccaaacagttctatttttgtttcatcagaccagaggacatttctcaaaaaagtacaatctttgtccccatgtgcagatgcaaaccgtagtctggctttttttatagcAGTTTTGGagtggtggcttcttccttgctgagcgttctttcaggttatgtcgatataggacttgttctactgtggatatagatacttttgtacctgtttcctccagcatcttcacagggtcctttgctgttgttctgggattgatttgcacttttcgcaccaaagtacgttcatctctaggagacagaacgcatctccttcctgagcggtatgacggctaggTGGTCccctggtgtttatacttgtgtactattgtttgtacagatgaatatggtaccttcaggcatttggaaattgctcccaagaatgaaccagacttgtggagttctataatttatttggctgatttcttttgattttcccatgacaagtaaagaggcactgagtttgaagataggccttgaaatacatccacatgtacacctccaattgattaaAATGATGCAATTAgtctgtcagaagcttctaaagccatgacatcattttctggaattttccaagctgtttaaaggcacagtcaacttagtgtatgtaaacttctgacctactggaattgtgatacagtgaattataagttaaataatctatctgtaaacaattgttggaaaaatgacttgtgtcatgctcacagtagatgtcctaaccgacttgccaaaactatagtttgttaacaagacatttgtggagtggttgaaaaacgagttttaatgactccaacctaagtgtatgtaaacttatgacttcaactgtatttgtgaGTGATGAtttatatattgtttttttgCCAGACGTCTCAACCTCCAAATatcctctgtgtctgtgaatTTCAGGTTTATTGTTTCACCACTCAGTCAGTCTTCCTCACCACATTCTGTATATTCCTGAGCTTTCTCCATGACACTAAAGAAGCCATGACATTTGTTAAATTCAAGCAGAGCACAATAACACTCCACAAGTTTATATTATGTTTAAAAATACTTTTCCACTCCGAGCTGTGTTGCGTGTGTGTTATGCCCTCTCACTGGAGATTTTGCTGACGTTGCAGTCGTAAATTGTTCCACTGGGCAGACTTTCCTATGTCTGTTTTTTACACAAGACCTGTACTGAGCAAGTGCGATGTAGCCCATGATGAACAATACAGTACACACCTCAGCCaggttaaataaatgtttgcTTACATGACAATAAATAAAATACCAAACATTGGTATAAAAGTTGAACAATTGATGTATATTATTTTGAAAAGTTAAGGCTTAGAAAAAGCAATGTTTTGAGTTATGGCTAATGTGTAGGAATGGTAAATGATGTGTTATCTTGTAGTAATGGGTTCATTTCACAGTCCTGCAAATCCAGTTAGCTttgacaaaataaaaataaaatccttAACAGTTGAAATCATAAGGTGAACTGTGCCATTGTTCACCCCAGtgcatttgttattgtttttgttttgttgatgaaacagaggagagaagcaTACAACAGAGTGGCTGTTCTAATGCATGTGAAATTATATCAGAGGGAGAAAAAAACTCAAAGTTCGTTGTTTgtagtaacttctttgttgttatAAATTGCAAAAGGACATGGCAGTTTTACCTAATACGGATTCCAGCTTTAAAGTAAATAAGACTCTTGCCTGCTTTTCACTTGCTTGGTCCCAGATGTGTTTGTggtgtcttgccaactcctatggccatgacaatgaccataggagtggGCAAGATAGCACAAacacatctgggaccaggctaccttTTCATCACCTGGCCCCTGATACTCAGGTTAACTCATAAGCAATGCTCCCCATTCAAGGCAGATCATCTATTCAGTTTCACATTTCATCATACCCACACTCTTTGTTCTGTAAACATTTATAATCTCACTTAAAATGTCATTGAAGAATACAATACAACAATAACATGAACACAGATGGTATTTTGGGGGGTTGGGTCTCTCCTTGAGTCATACCCCCGGCCTGTGGCCCCACCCTTGAAGTAAAGTTATGTAGGCGGGGCTAGTCTCCTCACGAACACTGGTGTCTGCCCTTACAGTAAAGGGTCATGCCCCATGTAGCCCCACCCCTCAGAGTAAAGGGTCAATGGTCATGTGGATCTGGTCTCTGTTCCGCCTGCTCccattggaggagtggaggtaagGCTCCTCCTTCTGACATAGGACTTGACGCGTCAGGATCTTTCGGAATGTGTTCCTGAAGTCCTGGATGCGGTAGGCATAGATAACGGGGTTGACGGCTGAGTTGGCATGTGACAGCATGATGGCTATGTACATGACGGGGGCCGGCTTGCACAGGTCCTTGTAAAACAGGGTCAGGCAGTTGAGGATGTGCACGGGCAGCCAGCATAGGGCAAACAGCCCCACAATGATGGACAGAGACTTGGCGGCACGGATTTCGCGTTGCAGGAGCCCGTGATGGTGGCTGTCCCCATTGCTGCTCACTGAGCACTTGAGTTCAATCTGGTGCATCTGCTTGCGGGCCACGGTGAAGATCTTCACATAGATGCCCAGCATGATAAACAGAGGTGGCAGGACACAGCCGAAGAAGTTGAAGTAGACCATGTAGTGCATGTCCACCACACTCTCAAACAGGCAGGTAAGCTTGCAGCTGCTCAGGAAGTCACCTGCACTGCCCAGATCATCCACCAGGGGGGGGATGGTGGTACTGGCATTGTCCCCCAAAGACTTGCCATTCGTCAGGCTACTGGAGACATTCTGACGGCAGGAAGTCACCTTCAGGTTCCAACCCAGGAATGGGATGAGGCCGATGACGAAAGACAGGATCCATAAGATGGCGATGATTCGTCTGGCCCTCTTACCCGTCACCAGCTCCTTGTACCTGGATAAGAGGATGAGGGAAGACCAAAAAGACGCTGGTTAATATCCATGGGGGTTATAAATGGGTCTTATTTTCTTTTCCCTAAGAGTTGTGACTGAGTGCCCTTAACAGCCACAGTGGCCCTCTATCAGGCATTATGGTGCTTATGCTGCACACCTATTCATGATTAAAATAACGTAATAATGAGTTATTACAGAAAGACAATAGAGAAGCAAATATGCTGTCCTTAAAGTTCTTCCAACTGAACATTAAATTAGAGCCTGTGATAGGAGTAATATATCATATACATCTTACTGTCTAAAGCAGGT is part of the Oncorhynchus clarkii lewisi isolate Uvic-CL-2024 chromosome 10, UVic_Ocla_1.0, whole genome shotgun sequence genome and encodes:
- the LOC139418246 gene encoding adenosine receptor A2b-like, producing the protein MIQYYIVFEIFIAILSISGNVLVCWAVAINTTLKTTTNYFLVSLAVADILVGCLAIPFAITISIGIFLDFYGCLFLACFVLVLTQSSIFSLLAVAIDRYLAVKIPLRYKELVTGKRARRIIAILWILSFVIGLIPFLGWNLKVTSCRQNVSSSLTNGKSLGDNASTTIPPLVDDLGSAGDFLSSCKLTCLFESVVDMHYMVYFNFFGCVLPPLFIMLGIYVKIFTVARKQMHQIELKCSVSSNGDSHHHGLLQREIRAAKSLSIIVGLFALCWLPVHILNCLTLFYKDLCKPAPVMYIAIMLSHANSAVNPVIYAYRIQDFRNTFRKILTRQVLCQKEEPYLHSSNGSRRNRDQIHMTIDPLL